A segment of the Desulfuromonadales bacterium genome:
CAATTTCTATCAGCAGCAGGTTTCCTTCTACCGGTTTGACGAGGCCGGCCTGGAGGTTTCCAACAAGACCATCGAATTGCAGGAATTCGAGAGCCGCAGCCTCGGCCGGGAACGCACCCTGCTGTTCAGCCTCGCCTCCCGCGCCCTGTTCGATGCCGAAGGCCGCCTCGGCGACGGTTTTCTGTTGATCCGCCGGGTCAGCACCGACTTCCCCGAAGAGATTCTCTTCGATGAGCAGCAGGACCGCTTCACCGCTACCCGCGAACGCATCGCCACCCAGCTCCTTTGACGGGAGGCGTTGCAGCCAACGCTGTCAGCGGACCAGCAATTGCGACACGGGGACGATTTCGATCCCCTGCTGCTTCAGGTACGGAGCCTCCCGCCGCAGGGCCTCCAGCGTCTGCGCGTAAGGATGGCAGATCCCCACCGCTTGCCCCCGGCGACCGGCCATAACGGCCAGTTTGCGAATCTCCCGGGAAATCTGCTCCACATCCTGCTCATTGTCGAGGAAGAGATCACGGGCCGCTGCCGGCACGCCGGCTCGCCGGGCCTCGGCGAAGGCCACCGATTGCGCCGTCGTGCGACTGTCGACAAAGAAGAGCCCCGCCTCCTTCATCGCCGCCAGCACCACTTCCATCCCCTCCCGGTATTCGGTAAACCGCGACCCCATGTGGTTGTTCCCCCCCACGGCATAGGGAACCCGCTCGACAAAA
Coding sequences within it:
- a CDS encoding divergent polysaccharide deacetylase family protein, with the translated sequence FVERVPYAVGGNNHMGSRFTEYREGMEVVLAAMKEAGLFFVDSRTTAQSVAFAEARRAGVPAAARDLFLDNEQDVEQISREIRKLAVMAGRRGQAVGICHPYAQTLEALRREAPYLKQQGIEIVPVSQLLVR